One region of Clostridiales bacterium genomic DNA includes:
- a CDS encoding helix-turn-helix domain-containing protein, whose protein sequence is MRDTAASRNNLLPYPVITAAVQGDPDAVNRVIGHYSGYIAALSTRTSYDPQGCPHSQVDDDLRRRLETKLIIAILDFDLT, encoded by the coding sequence ATGCGTGACACCGCAGCTTCCCGGAATAATCTTCTTCCTTATCCGGTCATTACCGCCGCTGTCCAGGGCGACCCTGACGCGGTAAACCGTGTGATCGGCCACTACTCCGGCTACATAGCGGCGCTTTCCACAAGGACAAGCTATGATCCTCAGGGCTGTCCTCATTCTCAGGTGGACGATGATCTGCGCCGCAGACTGGAAACGAAGCTGATTATTGCGATTCTGGATTTTGACCTGACCTGA
- a CDS encoding sigma-70 region 4 domain-containing protein — protein MSDRKNNFDFSRQSWPKQPSAERVVGERGRKELPPGTKGGENMKPDRHAEHKQHAFDSFCKKVLKCEACNGYREISRRKKHSIPFSELPEDAMEQLAAYDRYPWEYNTFILGGDVILIENDLLADALNALPQDNRDILLMYWFLEMADREIAERMNLARRTINNRRLKSYRLLKELMGGDTDA, from the coding sequence ATGAGCGACAGAAAAAATAATTTTGATTTTTCCCGGCAGAGCTGGCCAAAACAGCCTTCCGCAGAACGAGTAGTGGGCGAAAGGGGAAGAAAAGAACTGCCTCCCGGCACGAAGGGAGGTGAGAACATGAAACCTGATCGCCACGCCGAACACAAGCAGCACGCCTTTGACAGCTTTTGCAAAAAGGTCTTGAAGTGCGAGGCCTGCAATGGCTATCGAGAGATCAGCCGCAGGAAGAAGCACAGCATCCCTTTCAGCGAACTGCCGGAGGACGCAATGGAGCAGCTTGCGGCCTATGACCGTTATCCCTGGGAGTACAACACCTTCATTCTTGGCGGTGATGTGATCCTGATCGAAAACGATCTGCTGGCCGATGCGCTGAACGCCTTGCCTCAGGACAACCGGGATATCCTTCTGATGTACTGGTTCCTGGAAATGGCGGACCGTGAGATCGCGGAGCGTATGAACCTGGCCCGCAGGACGATCAACAACCGCAGGCTGAAATCCTATCGGCTGCTGAAAGAGCTGATGGGAGGTGATACGGATGCGTGA
- a CDS encoding ABC transporter permease: MKKLILFELRKVFSKRLALIALIGIILFSALLSFSTFQNKYAFDQNIGKGTGKTAVEIDKEIAAKYEGILTDKKVQQMMSDFAPTSDLHGLSAIYVYQNAMQSAAFSRFSDKEGNWNGLSVSDVFGNEEIKIGYVDGWLSTSRNMVRVFVALALAVIIMLAPIFSGEYEGVDNIILTSKYGKTKCATAKVVAGIITAILTTTLIAAFNLLLAFVFYGTEGLDCSILFAPSDYVEAFIPFNITCGTLLKYQILLAFTCTLSVTGITLFLSAISKNQIVALVAAMAIFLFPVLLPITEVNPLFRLVGLLPIYHVLAISLLSVEQMSNGMLYAIWAIPAALLFLGVGAGISRRVFAKHQVL, from the coding sequence ATGAAAAAACTGATTCTTTTTGAACTGCGGAAAGTGTTTTCAAAGCGTTTGGCGCTCATCGCTCTAATTGGAATTATCCTGTTCTCTGCCTTGCTATCCTTTTCCACCTTTCAAAACAAATATGCGTTTGACCAAAATATCGGTAAAGGTACTGGCAAAACAGCAGTAGAAATCGACAAGGAAATTGCAGCGAAATATGAAGGAATCCTGACAGACAAAAAAGTGCAGCAAATGATGTCTGATTTTGCACCGACATCAGATTTACATGGATTGAGTGCAATCTATGTTTATCAAAACGCCATGCAATCGGCAGCCTTTTCACGGTTTTCTGATAAAGAGGGAAATTGGAACGGATTAAGTGTTTCTGATGTATTTGGCAATGAAGAAATCAAAATTGGCTATGTGGACGGTTGGCTTTCCACCAGCCGAAACATGGTGCGGGTTTTTGTCGCGCTTGCTCTTGCGGTTATCATCATGCTTGCTCCGATTTTCTCCGGCGAGTATGAAGGTGTTGATAATATCATATTGACAAGCAAGTACGGTAAAACCAAATGCGCTACTGCAAAGGTGGTTGCAGGTATTATCACCGCCATTCTCACTACCACGCTGATTGCAGCATTTAACCTGCTTCTTGCTTTTGTTTTTTATGGAACAGAAGGGTTGGATTGCAGTATTCTATTTGCCCCCAGTGACTATGTGGAAGCGTTTATCCCTTTTAATATCACCTGCGGTACGCTGCTCAAATATCAAATTCTGCTGGCATTTACCTGTACGCTTAGCGTTACGGGAATTACACTGTTCCTATCTGCAATCAGTAAAAATCAGATTGTAGCTTTGGTTGCGGCGATGGCAATTTTTCTTTTTCCCGTTTTGCTGCCGATCACCGAAGTAAATCCATTGTTCCGATTGGTTGGACTTCTTCCGATCTATCATGTACTAGCCATTTCGCTCCTGTCGGTGGAACAAATGAGTAACGGGATGCTGTATGCGATATGGGCAATCCCGGCAGCACTGCTCTTTTTGGGAGTTGGTGCAGGTATCTCTCGCCGTGTATTTGCAAAGCATCAAGTTTTATAA
- a CDS encoding ABC transporter ATP-binding protein — MELKTIGLTKKFGSKTAVDNLNITLTNGVYGLLGANGAGKTTLMRLLCNIQNPTSGKILLNGKNIVGLGERYRNLLGYLPQHFGYYPDFSAFDFLLYVSALKGLDEKAARKKSKELLEAVDLSRESKHKIKTFSGGMKQRLGIAQAMLNDPHILILDEPTAGLDPKERVRFRNLISAFSKDRIVILSTHIVSDVEFIAEEIIMMKSGQIIHFGNPQEITSEIDGQVWECTVPTAYAEKYAAAYNTSNLRNTSENQTILRIIGDRPPMENAVRVQPTLEDLYLFYFKGGCEE, encoded by the coding sequence ATGGAATTAAAAACGATCGGACTGACAAAAAAGTTCGGTTCCAAAACCGCCGTGGACAATTTGAATATTACCTTAACAAATGGCGTCTACGGCTTACTGGGTGCAAATGGCGCAGGGAAAACAACGCTTATGCGTCTGCTCTGCAATATCCAAAATCCTACTTCCGGGAAAATTCTGCTGAACGGGAAAAACATTGTGGGGCTGGGTGAACGCTATCGCAATCTTTTGGGCTACTTGCCCCAGCACTTCGGATATTACCCGGATTTTTCAGCGTTTGACTTTCTGCTCTATGTTTCTGCCCTAAAAGGATTGGACGAGAAGGCGGCGCGGAAGAAGTCAAAGGAGCTGCTGGAAGCAGTAGACTTATCGAGAGAAAGTAAGCACAAAATCAAAACCTTTTCCGGGGGCATGAAGCAGCGTTTGGGGATTGCACAGGCCATGCTCAATGACCCCCATATTTTGATTTTAGACGAGCCGACGGCGGGGCTTGACCCGAAAGAACGCGTCCGTTTCCGCAATTTGATCAGCGCCTTTTCCAAAGACCGCATTGTGATCCTGTCTACGCATATTGTTTCCGATGTGGAGTTTATTGCGGAGGAAATCATCATGATGAAATCCGGGCAAATCATTCACTTTGGAAATCCGCAGGAGATCACTTCTGAAATCGACGGCCAAGTGTGGGAATGTACGGTTCCGACTGCCTATGCGGAAAAATACGCGGCTGCCTACAACACAAGCAACTTGCGAAACACCAGCGAAAACCAGACAATTTTACGGATCATTGGAGATCGTCCGCCGATGGAAAATGCAGTAAGGGTGCAGCCTACTTTGGAAGATTTGTACCTGTTCTATTTCAAAGGGGGCTGTGAAGAATGA
- a CDS encoding HAMP domain-containing histidine kinase has protein sequence MGQVNCRKHYLSLRKSLVLYIIAFVVLAVFLSVTTFSICGSAAEGIRASYPPSGEKYYLTNEQGEQLGDGAYIGTVPVPMSKEDERTIALLEKLPIVATPIYSAFCIIAAALLFYRNRLKKPLVELRTASEKIANNDLDFSIDYDNNDELGQLCASFEIMRTTLADNFSKMWRQVEERKALNAAFAHDLRTPLTVLKGYNEMLQASENPQTQETAAIMGKHISRMESYVSSMSNLRRMEDAQPEYKLIDLQTVASSLYDSAKIVCAKNGKELILQNDMPVSQLSLDGAFVSQVSNNLISNAVRYARTAVTISFALRDNGLLLSVSDDGKGFDKNGLQKATSPYYTEESNHSEHFGLGLYICKLLCEHHNGYLKIENTASGAKVSAYFKSPAL, from the coding sequence ATGGGTCAAGTAAATTGCCGCAAGCACTATTTATCTCTCCGAAAAAGCCTTGTTCTCTATATAATTGCCTTTGTTGTACTCGCAGTCTTTCTATCCGTAACGACTTTTTCAATCTGTGGTAGTGCTGCCGAAGGTATCAGAGCATCTTATCCCCCGTCCGGCGAAAAATATTATTTGACAAATGAACAGGGGGAACAGTTGGGCGACGGCGCTTACATCGGGACAGTGCCCGTCCCGATGTCTAAAGAGGACGAGCGTACCATTGCGCTACTGGAGAAACTTCCCATTGTTGCAACTCCTATCTATTCTGCATTCTGTATTATCGCTGCTGCGCTGCTGTTTTACAGAAACAGGCTGAAAAAGCCGCTTGTGGAACTGCGGACTGCTTCTGAAAAAATAGCGAACAATGACTTGGACTTTTCAATCGACTATGATAACAACGATGAATTGGGGCAGCTTTGCGCGTCCTTTGAAATCATGCGGACAACCCTTGCGGACAATTTCTCTAAAATGTGGCGGCAAGTTGAAGAACGAAAAGCACTCAACGCCGCTTTTGCTCACGATTTGCGTACCCCTCTAACAGTACTAAAAGGCTATAATGAAATGCTGCAAGCCAGCGAAAATCCTCAAACACAAGAAACCGCCGCCATAATGGGCAAACATATCTCCCGTATGGAAAGCTATGTGAGCAGTATGAGCAATCTTAGGCGCATGGAAGATGCGCAGCCGGAGTACAAGTTGATAGACTTGCAGACAGTGGCATCTTCTTTGTATGACAGCGCAAAAATCGTATGTGCGAAAAACGGAAAAGAATTGATTTTACAAAATGACATGCCTGTTTCGCAGTTATCCCTTGATGGGGCCTTTGTTTCACAGGTCAGCAATAACCTGATCTCCAACGCGGTTCGGTATGCCCGGACTGCGGTGACAATCTCTTTTGCCTTGCGTGACAATGGTCTGCTGCTTTCCGTATCGGATGATGGAAAGGGGTTTGACAAAAACGGTCTGCAAAAAGCCACCAGTCCATATTACACAGAGGAAAGCAACCATTCCGAGCACTTTGGACTTGGGCTGTATATTTGCAAGCTGCTTTGTGAACACCACAACGGCTATTTGAAGATCGAAAATACTGCATCCGGGGCAAAGGTATCCGCCTACTTCAAATCTCCTGCCTTGTAG
- a CDS encoding response regulator transcription factor yields the protein MGAKILIADDESDIVSMLGSFFESKGFRVLPAFNGAEALKQVEKQPDIILLDINMPGKDGLEVCKRIRDHISCPILFLTARIEDTDKVKGFTVGGDDYIVKPFSLMELEARVRAHLRREARHNFEAQVKFSGDLTIDYSERCLFFGDKRVGLAKKEFDIVELLSQNPGQIFDKERIYERIWDYDSEGDSSVVAEHIRRIRSKIAAYTDRIYIETVWGCGYKWVK from the coding sequence GTGGGAGCAAAAATCTTAATCGCTGACGATGAAAGCGACATTGTTTCTATGCTCGGCAGCTTTTTTGAAAGCAAGGGCTTTCGTGTCCTGCCCGCTTTCAATGGTGCAGAAGCACTAAAGCAAGTGGAAAAACAACCGGATATTATTTTGCTTGACATCAATATGCCCGGAAAAGACGGGTTAGAAGTTTGCAAGCGTATCCGCGATCACATATCCTGCCCGATCCTTTTTCTGACTGCTCGAATCGAAGATACAGATAAGGTAAAAGGCTTTACTGTTGGCGGCGATGATTACATTGTGAAGCCCTTTTCACTTATGGAACTTGAAGCGCGGGTGCGCGCTCATCTGCGCCGGGAAGCACGACACAATTTTGAAGCACAAGTCAAGTTTTCCGGTGATTTGACGATTGACTATTCAGAACGTTGCTTGTTCTTTGGCGATAAGCGTGTCGGTCTTGCAAAAAAGGAATTTGATATTGTGGAACTGCTTTCTCAAAATCCAGGACAGATCTTTGATAAAGAACGGATATATGAGCGTATTTGGGATTATGACAGCGAGGGCGACAGCAGCGTTGTGGCAGAGCATATCCGCAGAATACGATCCAAAATCGCGGCATATACCGACCGCATATATATTGAAACGGTTTGGGGGTGTGGATACAAATGGGTCAAGTAA
- a CDS encoding helix-turn-helix domain-containing protein, whose amino-acid sequence MEYVSCAEVAAKWGISERRVQKLCEGERIPGAVKFSRIWLIPKDAEKPVDGRRIDSKIIDK is encoded by the coding sequence ATGGAATATGTATCTTGTGCGGAAGTGGCGGCAAAATGGGGCATTTCCGAAAGACGGGTGCAGAAACTTTGCGAGGGTGAGCGCATACCCGGCGCGGTAAAGTTCAGCCGCATTTGGTTGATACCCAAAGACGCGGAAAAGCCTGTTGACGGGAGAAGAATAGACAGTAAGATAATTGATAAATAG
- a CDS encoding helix-turn-helix transcriptional regulator, translated as MPKRTKKDKRPVAKIDFKPYGAAIKAGRTKQKESRNKAADALFISPRYLANIENKGQHPSVQVFLELMSRYHISVDQILHGEAMEGKSTERMQFETLLDELTDAEIKILTATAQALLDARADSEGEN; from the coding sequence ATGCCTAAAAGAACGAAGAAAGATAAGCGGCCTGTTGCGAAAATCGACTTCAAGCCGTATGGCGCAGCAATCAAAGCCGGGCGCACAAAGCAGAAAGAATCCCGGAATAAGGCAGCTGATGCGCTGTTTATTTCGCCGCGCTATCTCGCCAACATCGAGAATAAGGGACAGCATCCCAGCGTACAGGTATTCTTAGAGCTGATGTCCCGGTATCATATCTCCGTGGATCAGATTCTTCATGGCGAAGCTATGGAGGGCAAGTCTACGGAGCGTATGCAGTTTGAAACGCTGTTGGACGAGCTGACGGATGCGGAAATCAAAATCCTTACGGCAACGGCGCAAGCGCTACTGGATGCAAGAGCAGACAGCGAGGGAGAAAATTGA
- a CDS encoding MobC family plasmid mobilization relaxosome protein: MANRKRPIVLRCPVTAEERALIEQKMAQLPTQRIGAYLRKMAIDGYIIYTDTADIKAFTKELSAIGRNINQIAKRINAGGPAYQADMDEIRERLDEIWQLQRHILSSQR; this comes from the coding sequence ATGGCGAACAGGAAACGGCCCATCGTTCTTCGCTGCCCGGTGACGGCGGAGGAACGGGCTTTGATTGAACAGAAGATGGCTCAGCTCCCCACCCAGCGGATCGGTGCCTATCTCCGCAAGATGGCGATTGACGGGTATATCATCTATACAGATACCGCAGATATCAAGGCGTTCACCAAAGAGCTTTCCGCCATCGGCCGGAACATCAATCAGATCGCCAAGCGGATCAACGCCGGAGGTCCTGCGTATCAGGCCGACATGGACGAGATACGGGAAAGGCTGGACGAGATATGGCAGTTACAAAGACACATCCTATCAAGTCAACGCTGA
- a CDS encoding relaxase/mobilization nuclease domain-containing protein, translated as MAVTKTHPIKSTLKAAIDYICNPEKTDGKLLVSAYGCSVETADIEFAWTRRHAIDKGTNLGRHLIQAFQPGEVTPEQAHEIGMELAKEILGGKYEFVLTTHIDKDHVHNHLIFNAVSFQDHKHYHSNKRSYHFIRRTSDRLCKEHGLSVIIPGQDKGKSYIEHQTTQNGTSYKAKLKAAIDRLLPACSNLEELLRRLQREGYEIKRGKYISARAPDQERFTRLKTLGMDYTEEALAARIAGRARPSRQPKQQNGKISLLIDIQNNIKAQQSAGYRRWATIENLKRIADTSNFLTEHGIGSYEELLDRCEVASASAARLKADLRDTGAKIDELALKMKHVAAYRQLKPIYDRYKASRDKEKFLRGHESEIILFEAAARECKRLGAVPLPATERMQAEIDELNARKAILKAELQKAQRKEQDYAAMRQNVEDFLSPPQPEQERKKNVELE; from the coding sequence ATGGCAGTTACAAAGACACATCCTATCAAGTCAACGCTGAAAGCAGCCATTGACTATATCTGCAACCCGGAGAAAACAGACGGGAAGCTCCTGGTATCCGCCTATGGCTGCTCCGTCGAAACTGCGGATATCGAATTTGCCTGGACCCGCCGCCATGCCATCGACAAGGGAACGAACCTGGGCCGACACCTGATCCAAGCCTTTCAGCCTGGGGAGGTTACGCCGGAACAGGCCCATGAAATAGGCATGGAACTTGCAAAAGAAATCTTGGGCGGCAAGTATGAATTTGTACTTACCACCCACATAGACAAAGATCATGTTCATAACCACTTGATTTTCAATGCGGTCAGCTTTCAGGATCACAAGCACTATCACTCCAATAAGCGGAGCTATCACTTCATCCGCCGCACTTCGGACAGGCTTTGCAAAGAACACGGTCTGTCCGTCATCATCCCCGGACAGGACAAGGGCAAAAGCTATATTGAACATCAGACCACGCAAAACGGCACCAGTTATAAGGCGAAGCTGAAAGCTGCTATTGACCGGCTCCTGCCAGCCTGTTCCAACCTGGAAGAACTGCTTCGCCGCCTGCAGAGAGAAGGCTATGAGATCAAGCGTGGCAAATATATCTCCGCCAGAGCGCCGGATCAGGAACGGTTTACCCGTCTGAAAACCTTGGGGATGGACTACACCGAAGAAGCCCTTGCCGCCCGGATTGCCGGACGCGCCAGACCTTCCCGCCAACCGAAACAGCAGAATGGAAAGATCAGTCTGCTCATTGATATCCAGAACAACATCAAGGCGCAGCAGAGTGCAGGCTATCGCCGCTGGGCGACCATCGAAAATCTGAAACGGATCGCGGATACCTCCAACTTTTTGACGGAGCATGGTATCGGCAGTTATGAAGAATTGTTGGATCGGTGCGAGGTGGCATCCGCCTCCGCTGCCCGGCTGAAAGCGGACCTTCGGGATACCGGGGCGAAAATCGACGAGCTGGCCTTGAAGATGAAGCACGTCGCCGCCTACCGCCAGCTCAAGCCAATCTATGACCGCTATAAGGCGTCCAGGGATAAGGAAAAGTTTCTGCGAGGGCATGAGAGCGAGATCATCCTTTTTGAAGCCGCCGCCAGGGAGTGTAAGCGGCTGGGTGCGGTTCCGCTGCCTGCCACAGAGCGGATGCAGGCCGAAATAGACGAGCTCAACGCAAGAAAAGCCATTCTAAAAGCTGAATTGCAGAAAGCCCAGCGGAAAGAACAGGACTATGCTGCCATGCGTCAGAATGTGGAGGATTTTCTTTCCCCGCCGCAGCCGGAGCAGGAGCGGAAAAAGAATGTGGAGCTGGAATAA
- a CDS encoding DUF6050 family protein: protein MTRGEAIKDFFCKTILPVAAAALLYCIFRSACVKTGELDYLWLWILCGLPFGIWRLRLWIIPGGGSLGSGIALFALNFILAGIIGGFVLVWRLIVAVWYVPLTVWRLIVG, encoded by the coding sequence ATGACGAGAGGCGAAGCAATAAAGGATTTCTTTTGCAAGACGATCCTGCCCGTGGCGGCCGCCGCGCTGCTGTACTGCATCTTCCGGTCCGCTTGCGTGAAAACCGGTGAGCTGGACTACCTATGGTTATGGATACTCTGCGGGCTGCCGTTCGGCATCTGGCGGCTGCGCCTCTGGATCATACCAGGCGGCGGCTCCCTGGGCAGTGGGATTGCCTTGTTCGCGCTGAACTTTATTCTGGCCGGGATCATCGGCGGTTTCGTTCTGGTCTGGCGGCTGATCGTGGCGGTGTGGTATGTGCCGCTGACGGTGTGGAGATTGATAGTTGGATGA
- a CDS encoding antirestriction protein ArdA, with product MPYYDHNKDYPFAAFITNLGKYNEGELVGEWVKFPTTAEELKEVFKRIGIGQKDDFGQPYEEWFITDYDCYVDGLYSKLGEYENLDELNYLASKLDEMSESEYAQFQAGMEMGDHCGSLQEIINLTENLDCYEVYPDIHDYDDLGRYYIEELEVMQVPEHLQNYIDYEAYGRDVVIDENGTFTDQGYVRDTGDSFHEYYDGERGSIPDEYRVMTFQDDLPEEEKSEWAMDIAFDMDEFFRQNDPQYAAEHPEAHAAKEKLYENLMAGRISALDEKLAALGQTQEDYLPSEIEKFKDATGYEEFLDFDPAEVKAALDDPEKSHADEMLAFAEKAEREYAAEAAAYVQTPADIAEQAQAVPRDTFSIYQLKSGNETLDYRFEPLDAIRNNGLSVKPENYELVYTAPLTEQDSLESIYTRFNINHPADFKGHSLSVSDIVVLHQDGENTAHYCDRFGFSQVPEFLQPERAAEVTIPTPDQMATQERISTPRGSFCVTNMTREQMEAAGYGVHHQSDDGKYLIMGNGTRAFAVLAQQPEQDNPLRTAEMTLEDDYGMIDGVINNGRRGEELEKAQEYADRTTPEKPSIRERLEDAKRECAEHKPPEGKKPGRDVPEHDCL from the coding sequence ATGCCATATTACGATCACAACAAGGATTATCCCTTTGCCGCCTTTATCACCAATCTTGGGAAATATAACGAGGGCGAGCTTGTGGGCGAGTGGGTGAAGTTTCCCACCACCGCCGAGGAATTGAAGGAAGTGTTTAAGCGGATCGGAATCGGCCAGAAAGATGACTTCGGCCAGCCCTACGAGGAATGGTTCATCACGGACTATGATTGCTATGTGGATGGTCTTTACAGCAAGCTGGGCGAATACGAAAATCTGGACGAGCTGAATTATCTGGCGTCGAAGCTGGATGAAATGAGCGAAAGCGAATACGCACAGTTTCAGGCCGGTATGGAAATGGGCGACCATTGCGGCAGCCTGCAGGAGATCATCAACCTCACCGAGAATCTGGATTGCTATGAGGTCTATCCCGATATCCATGACTATGACGATCTGGGCCGCTATTACATTGAGGAACTGGAGGTCATGCAGGTGCCGGAGCACCTGCAAAACTACATAGATTATGAGGCCTACGGCCGGGACGTGGTGATAGATGAAAACGGCACCTTCACGGATCAGGGCTATGTTCGTGATACGGGCGACAGCTTCCATGAGTATTATGACGGCGAGCGCGGCAGTATCCCCGACGAGTACCGGGTGATGACCTTTCAGGACGATCTTCCCGAAGAAGAAAAATCTGAATGGGCTATGGATATCGCCTTTGACATGGACGAGTTTTTCCGTCAGAACGATCCGCAGTATGCGGCGGAGCACCCGGAGGCGCATGCTGCAAAGGAGAAACTTTACGAAAACCTGATGGCAGGGCGCATTTCCGCTCTGGATGAAAAGCTGGCGGCGCTGGGGCAAACGCAGGAGGACTATCTTCCTTCGGAGATCGAAAAATTCAAGGACGCCACGGGCTATGAGGAATTTCTTGATTTTGATCCGGCGGAGGTCAAGGCCGCTTTGGATGACCCGGAGAAGTCCCATGCGGATGAAATGCTGGCCTTTGCGGAAAAGGCAGAACGGGAGTATGCAGCGGAGGCGGCCGCCTATGTGCAGACGCCCGCCGACATTGCGGAGCAGGCGCAGGCCGTTCCGAGAGATACCTTTTCCATCTACCAACTGAAAAGCGGCAATGAAACATTGGATTACCGCTTTGAGCCGTTGGATGCCATCCGCAACAATGGCCTTTCTGTAAAGCCGGAGAACTATGAACTGGTCTACACCGCCCCGCTGACAGAGCAGGACAGTTTGGAAAGCATCTATACCCGATTTAATATCAACCACCCGGCAGACTTCAAGGGGCACTCCCTGTCCGTATCCGATATTGTGGTGCTGCATCAGGACGGGGAGAACACCGCGCATTACTGTGACCGCTTTGGCTTCTCCCAGGTGCCGGAATTTTTGCAGCCGGAACGGGCAGCGGAGGTCACGATCCCCACGCCGGATCAGATGGCGACGCAGGAGCGGATCAGCACACCCAGAGGCAGCTTTTGTGTGACCAATATGACGCGGGAACAAATGGAGGCGGCGGGATATGGGGTTCACCATCAGTCTGACGATGGGAAATATCTCATCATGGGCAACGGCACACGGGCTTTTGCTGTCCTCGCGCAGCAGCCGGAACAGGACAATCCCCTCCGCACGGCGGAAATGACGCTGGAAGATGACTACGGGATGATCGATGGCGTTATCAACAACGGCAGACGCGGCGAAGAATTGGAAAAAGCCCAGGAGTACGCAGATCGGACAACGCCGGAGAAGCCTTCCATCCGTGAGCGGTTAGAGGATGCCAAACGGGAGTGTGCTGAGCACAAGCCCCCGGAGGGCAAGAAGCCCGGCCGTGATGTGCCGGAGCATGACTGCCTATGA